From one Melioribacteraceae bacterium genomic stretch:
- a CDS encoding DUF456 domain-containing protein, translating into MEFWEIVIIFVGTILSIAGLIGCILPVVPGPPLNYLAILLIHFTDLANFSTRFLIVYFLLNIAVIVFDFILPVYGAKHYGASRKGIWGSVIGLIIGLFFFPPLGIIIGTLIGAIVGELIAGKSESQALKAGFATFIASLIMVVAKFVLSGIMTFYFVKGIVDNF; encoded by the coding sequence ATGGAATTTTGGGAAATAGTTATAATATTTGTTGGAACAATACTTTCGATCGCTGGATTAATAGGTTGTATCTTACCTGTGGTTCCAGGTCCGCCACTTAATTATCTGGCAATTTTATTGATCCATTTTACGGACCTAGCAAATTTTTCAACTCGGTTTTTAATTGTTTATTTTCTTTTGAATATTGCTGTAATTGTTTTTGATTTCATACTTCCGGTCTATGGTGCAAAACATTATGGTGCTTCGAGAAAGGGTATTTGGGGTTCTGTAATCGGTTTGATAATTGGTCTATTTTTCTTCCCGCCATTAGGTATAATTATTGGAACCTTGATCGGTGCAATTGTTGGTGAGTTAATCGCAGGAAAATCAGAATCGCAAGCACTTAAAGCCGGATTTGCAACATTTATTGCAAGTCTTATAATGGTCGTCGCCAAGTTCGTTCTATCGGGAATAATGACGTTTTACTTTGTCAAGGGAATAGTTGATAATTTCTAA
- a CDS encoding M14 family zinc carboxypeptidase, with amino-acid sequence MQTRHNLEISSIMFNYDNYKEKSVIGKYVNRNKISEFLNKIRSNDRYELKIIGKSYEGRIIDLIKIGNGKTKVLFWSQMHGDESTSTRAILDLINFFEANDDTNSLRERILENISLYIIPMLNPDGAEIFTRRNAQQIDINRDAIAQQSPEGKLLYEIKNEVKPDFAFNLHDQSSGYSAGINYKSSTISLLSPPFNYNADINDTRKKAMQLIVSLYDELSQIIPGHIARYSDEFEPRAFGDNFTKDGIPTILIEAGGWASDPDREFVRKLFFNSLIKSLRAISENSLSNYDENNYFNIPENKELLFDLILRNVNVKKNNSVHKIDIAVKREPFLDSTENKVYYKGIIADIGDLSTFYGYDEIDVSNLFLHHPKVEQTNKLGLIDLLKNGVLFKKELSKSDFTEIPINFYSKTQPNTELQVDGFANFYLTTNNEIKFAIINGYLIDLTKPLNFEGNGLNFH; translated from the coding sequence ATGCAAACACGACACAATCTAGAAATTTCTTCAATAATGTTTAACTATGATAATTACAAAGAGAAATCAGTAATTGGTAAGTATGTTAATCGAAATAAAATTTCAGAATTTTTAAATAAGATCAGAAGCAACGACCGATATGAATTAAAAATAATTGGCAAATCTTACGAAGGAAGGATAATTGATCTTATAAAAATTGGAAATGGGAAAACTAAAGTACTTTTTTGGTCACAAATGCATGGCGATGAGTCAACTTCGACCAGAGCTATTTTGGATTTAATAAACTTTTTTGAGGCAAATGATGACACAAATTCCTTAAGAGAAAGAATCTTAGAAAATATTTCGCTCTATATAATTCCGATGTTAAATCCGGACGGAGCAGAAATATTTACTCGAAGAAATGCACAACAGATTGATATCAATCGTGATGCAATTGCTCAACAGTCGCCGGAAGGAAAATTACTTTACGAAATAAAAAATGAAGTTAAACCGGATTTTGCATTTAATCTTCACGATCAGAGTTCGGGATATTCTGCAGGAATAAACTATAAGTCATCGACTATTTCATTACTCTCCCCTCCCTTTAATTACAATGCCGATATTAATGACACAAGAAAAAAAGCAATGCAGCTAATAGTTTCACTATATGATGAACTGAGTCAAATAATTCCCGGACATATTGCAAGATATAGTGATGAATTTGAGCCAAGGGCTTTCGGAGATAATTTTACTAAAGATGGAATCCCGACAATATTAATAGAAGCCGGTGGTTGGGCTTCCGATCCCGATCGTGAATTTGTAAGAAAGCTTTTCTTTAATTCATTAATAAAAAGTTTACGTGCTATTTCTGAGAATAGTTTGTCAAATTACGATGAAAACAATTATTTCAACATACCTGAGAATAAAGAATTACTTTTCGATTTAATCCTACGCAACGTCAATGTAAAGAAAAATAATAGTGTTCATAAAATTGATATTGCTGTAAAAAGAGAACCATTTTTGGATTCTACCGAGAATAAGGTGTACTATAAAGGAATAATTGCTGATATAGGTGACTTATCAACGTTCTATGGTTATGATGAAATCGACGTGAGTAATTTATTCTTGCATCACCCTAAAGTTGAACAAACTAATAAATTAGGTCTAATCGATTTATTAAAAAATGGCGTTTTATTTAAGAAGGAATTGAGTAAATCTGATTTTACTGAAATCCCGATTAATTTCTATTCTAAGACACAACCAAATACCGAACTACAAGTTGATGGATTTGCCAACTTTTATTTGACAACAAATAATGAAATAAAATTTGCTATCATAAACGGATATTTAATTGATTTAACAAAACCGCTTAACTTTGAAGGTAATGGGCTGAATTTCCATTAA